The nucleotide sequence GGCCGAGGCGATGCAGGAAGGCATGCACTCGCGCGGCTATACTGACGCACACCTGTCCGATCAGGAAACCCGCATCCGCTTTTTCCACGAAACGCTGAACGACTGGATCGCAGGGCGGCAGGGGCGGTGAGGGCTTAGCGCCCCGCCAGCCCTCACCGCCGCATCTGCAAACCAAAGGACCACCAATGACACTTTACCCTCGGGCAAAGTGTCACCCGCGACAAATGTGGGATCAGGGGGC is from Novosphingobium sp. MMS21-SN21R and encodes:
- a CDS encoding SRPBCC family protein, whose protein sequence is MELAEAMQEGMHSRGYTDAHLSDQETRIRFFHETLNDWIAGRQGR